From the genome of Aminivibrio pyruvatiphilus, one region includes:
- the proS gene encoding proline--tRNA ligase: protein MARNITPRADDYSQWYLDIIKAAELADYAPVRGCMVIRPTGYSLWESIQHHFDEAFKETGHVNAYFPLLIPNSFLEKEAEHVEGFAPECAVVTHAGGEKLEEPLVVRPTSETVIGHMYSKWIQSWRDLPILINQWANVMRWEKRPRLFLRTSEFLWQEGHTAHSTREEAMEETLKMLGVYARIMRDILALPVVEGEKTEGERFPGADNTYACETMMSDGKALQAGTSHFLGQNFARAFDIKFQNQNGDIEYAWTTSWGVSTRLIGAIIMTHSDDDGLVLPPRVAPVKAAILPISTNEEKIASTLLPRAMELSSELDRSLGGRCTMVDKQFYLRPGDRFFQHLQRGVPLRVELGEKDLAAGTARVVRRDSGEKMDIPLENLASRVPALLEDIQSGLFNRALAFRRKNTAVVTTYDEMKKVLEEKGGFVETWFAGSKDDEKKIKEETGATARCMPIDSPGEGTCFFTGKPGARKVIFAKAY from the coding sequence ATGGCACGGAACATAACACCAAGAGCTGATGACTACTCCCAGTGGTATCTCGACATTATCAAGGCGGCGGAACTCGCCGACTACGCCCCTGTGCGGGGCTGCATGGTCATCCGCCCTACGGGATATTCCCTGTGGGAGTCCATTCAGCATCATTTCGACGAGGCTTTTAAAGAGACCGGCCATGTGAACGCCTATTTCCCCCTCCTCATTCCCAACTCCTTCCTCGAAAAGGAAGCGGAGCACGTGGAGGGATTTGCCCCCGAGTGCGCCGTGGTCACCCACGCAGGAGGAGAGAAACTCGAGGAGCCACTGGTAGTCCGCCCCACGTCGGAGACGGTCATCGGACACATGTACAGCAAATGGATACAGTCCTGGAGGGACCTTCCCATTCTCATAAACCAGTGGGCAAACGTCATGCGATGGGAGAAGCGTCCCAGGCTGTTCCTCAGAACCTCCGAATTTCTCTGGCAGGAAGGGCATACAGCCCACAGCACAAGGGAGGAGGCCATGGAGGAAACCCTGAAGATGCTCGGGGTCTACGCAAGGATAATGAGGGACATTCTCGCCCTCCCTGTGGTGGAAGGAGAAAAGACCGAGGGGGAGCGCTTCCCGGGGGCCGACAACACCTATGCCTGTGAAACCATGATGAGCGACGGAAAAGCCCTTCAGGCCGGGACAAGCCATTTCCTTGGCCAGAATTTCGCCAGGGCGTTCGACATCAAGTTCCAGAATCAGAACGGTGATATCGAGTATGCATGGACCACGAGCTGGGGGGTTTCCACCCGTCTCATCGGCGCGATCATCATGACCCACTCCGACGACGACGGCCTGGTCCTTCCTCCCAGGGTTGCTCCCGTGAAGGCGGCCATCCTCCCCATAAGCACCAATGAGGAAAAGATCGCCTCCACTCTCCTTCCAAGGGCGATGGAGCTTTCCTCGGAACTTGACAGGAGTCTTGGAGGCCGCTGTACTATGGTGGACAAACAGTTCTATCTCAGGCCGGGAGACCGGTTCTTCCAGCACCTCCAGAGAGGAGTGCCCCTCCGGGTGGAACTTGGAGAGAAGGATCTTGCAGCCGGGACGGCCAGGGTAGTCCGAAGGGACTCCGGCGAAAAGATGGACATCCCCCTTGAGAACCTGGCCTCCAGGGTGCCCGCTCTCCTTGAGGACATCCAGTCCGGCCTCTTCAACAGGGCGCTCGCCTTCCGCAGGAAAAACACCGCTGTGGTCACCACATATGATGAAATGAAGAAAGTGCTGGAAGAGAAGGGCGGGTTCGTGGAAACATGGTTTGCCGGTTCAAAGGACGATGAAAAGAAGATAAAAGAAGAAACCGGAGCCACGGCGAGGTGCATGCCCATAGACAGCCCCGGGGAGGGGACGTGCTTCTTCACGGGAAAACCGGGAGCCCGGAAGGTAATTTTCGCGAAAGCTTATTAA
- a CDS encoding patatin-like phospholipase family protein: MTAKRAATLILSLFLIFTAGAAHARGGVVLALSGGGTRGLAHIGVLEILEEEGIPIAGIVGTSMGSIIGGLAASGYSSAELREVIASLDLTNLLSEKTNPIFVPLSQDSVTPRSKVPWVAINSSGDVVGPLGGMSGVKLLERFAQLASRSQIVRFDELSIPFAAVATDLETGEKVVLRTGSLASAMRASMAIPALFDPWPLGGKLLVDGGLVSNLPVETAKELFPGYPVIAVDVSGTLKNRKDIRSLVDVIDQSLTIFTRRNVENEIMKADLVISPPVAGVPIFDLTHASRIIEGGRQATMDRMAAIRNLADNAPPVAQREALCIAASVASIRVEGATPDLEQRIQKRYRSWIGKPLSNINMVRASREIAGQEDVLAVDYRFEEAGENLDVIFVVQRNPELEINFGGYTTNLHPHRWLYIHGVRRDLFSDGDSLRFNAKVGEQWGVDASYLTTPEKNKSWEVTISAQNWELETNKGTRSWDRYAAGLTRRFSTGSFQAGLGYAFERVHTGGIDYDASGPTLFLTSNTLNDPTDPTSGSLFHLQAWWPDMEEVLYRVTYFQAARLSDNWRFYLRAGFAEGDETAAGGNRAVYLGAAEELYSYSGNPIQGERMFWWNAAFRRILMRSWWGALNTEIFGGMGFVYDDTGNRYRDVWEAGISFSVPGFLFDGKLMFLYNDEKDFKVGFFIGSPVWGHYPLP, encoded by the coding sequence ATGACCGCAAAACGAGCTGCAACATTGATTCTCAGCCTATTCCTTATCTTTACCGCAGGGGCTGCCCATGCGAGGGGAGGCGTTGTCCTCGCCCTTTCCGGCGGAGGGACAAGAGGCCTGGCCCATATCGGCGTTCTCGAGATTCTGGAGGAAGAAGGCATACCCATTGCGGGCATCGTCGGCACAAGCATGGGATCCATCATCGGCGGTCTGGCGGCCAGCGGCTATAGCTCGGCGGAACTGCGCGAAGTCATTGCCAGCCTTGACCTCACGAACCTGCTTTCCGAAAAGACCAATCCCATTTTCGTTCCGCTGAGCCAGGACAGCGTCACCCCGAGGAGCAAAGTGCCCTGGGTGGCGATCAATTCTTCCGGCGACGTGGTCGGCCCTCTTGGGGGAATGTCAGGGGTCAAGCTCCTTGAACGGTTCGCCCAGCTTGCGTCGCGAAGCCAGATTGTCCGGTTCGATGAACTTTCCATTCCCTTCGCGGCGGTGGCCACAGACCTCGAAACCGGAGAAAAAGTCGTGCTCAGGACAGGCAGCCTCGCCTCCGCCATGCGGGCTTCCATGGCCATCCCGGCCCTCTTTGATCCCTGGCCCCTGGGCGGAAAACTCCTGGTGGACGGAGGCCTCGTCTCCAATCTTCCCGTGGAAACAGCAAAAGAACTTTTTCCGGGCTACCCGGTTATAGCCGTGGACGTCTCCGGAACCCTCAAGAACAGGAAGGACATCCGCTCCCTCGTGGACGTCATCGACCAGTCCCTCACCATTTTTACCCGCAGGAACGTGGAAAACGAGATCATGAAGGCCGACCTGGTTATCTCGCCCCCTGTGGCCGGCGTCCCAATCTTCGACCTTACCCATGCCTCCCGCATCATCGAGGGAGGCCGGCAGGCCACCATGGACCGCATGGCCGCCATCAGGAATCTTGCCGACAACGCGCCCCCCGTGGCCCAGAGGGAAGCTCTCTGTATCGCCGCCAGCGTCGCTTCCATAAGGGTTGAAGGAGCGACCCCCGACCTGGAGCAGAGAATACAGAAACGCTACAGATCCTGGATCGGAAAGCCCCTCAGCAACATCAACATGGTGAGGGCGAGCAGGGAAATTGCCGGCCAGGAAGACGTTCTTGCCGTGGACTACAGGTTTGAGGAGGCCGGGGAGAATCTGGACGTCATATTTGTCGTGCAGCGCAACCCCGAGCTGGAGATCAACTTCGGCGGCTACACCACAAACCTTCACCCTCACCGCTGGTTGTACATTCACGGCGTCCGAAGGGATCTTTTTTCCGACGGCGACTCTCTCCGGTTTAACGCCAAGGTCGGAGAGCAATGGGGCGTCGACGCCAGCTACCTGACCACCCCCGAGAAGAATAAAAGCTGGGAGGTCACCATCTCCGCCCAGAACTGGGAACTGGAGACCAACAAGGGAACCAGGTCCTGGGACAGGTATGCCGCCGGGCTCACGCGGAGATTCTCCACCGGCTCCTTCCAGGCCGGCCTCGGCTACGCCTTCGAACGGGTTCACACAGGCGGGATTGATTACGACGCCTCGGGGCCCACCCTGTTCCTGACATCGAATACTCTCAATGATCCCACCGACCCCACATCCGGGTCTCTCTTCCACCTCCAGGCCTGGTGGCCTGACATGGAAGAGGTGCTCTACCGGGTAACCTACTTCCAGGCTGCCCGCCTTTCCGACAACTGGCGCTTCTATCTCAGGGCCGGTTTTGCCGAGGGTGACGAAACCGCTGCCGGAGGGAACAGGGCAGTCTACCTCGGAGCCGCTGAAGAACTCTACAGCTATTCCGGAAACCCCATCCAGGGAGAGCGGATGTTCTGGTGGAACGCTGCCTTCAGGCGGATTCTCATGAGGAGCTGGTGGGGTGCCCTCAACACCGAAATTTTCGGCGGAATGGGTTTTGTCTACGACGATACCGGCAACCGGTACCGGGACGTATGGGAAGCGGGTATCTCCTTCTCTGTCCCCGGCTTCCTTTTCGACGGCAAGCTCATGTTTCTCTACAACGACGAAAAGGACTTCAAGGTCGGTTTCTTCATCGGAAGCCCTGTCTGGGGGCATTATCCCCTGCCGTAA